From the genome of Vicia villosa cultivar HV-30 ecotype Madison, WI linkage group LG2, Vvil1.0, whole genome shotgun sequence, one region includes:
- the LOC131649219 gene encoding uncharacterized protein LOC131649219 yields the protein MVVYDSEYILFWKVKIGLLGGYNDEDFGSDIHVIVSPVYRQSFDSLFVVNDTYTIANFQVQLNDLLFKPSAHKYLLKFTSDVIGVVDEIGYTQAQVGSKKQQVNFVIRDLSNNTITVTLWEAYAVQFINYVERQVDIAIPVVILIQYAKVKEAFGKYPLSVTNTYNVTKLAINEDMETIKQFAKMLTQDTIMAVSGLRTQQSQGRSQNSYTSRQSPTQKLLSNDVLLPLEQIVKLKDTTFCATVATITKIFASKYGWYYQACHECPNKVTGDKPPYKCVKGHDTETAIFRYKIKVGVLHAGTKCKFVLWDKESEELLEVSAAHMRETMFQAGIFDPLDFPLALDKLLDQELAFKVKWQPDWSNCSVIMLVKDKPIVDQLKAEWVDATAVTSQQLNAPVNHVKESVDEAVPIDDSDIVTDLEITSKLHGEPVTPTAKRQNPDPSIESTSHATHSEGDLSSTKLKKPTRITRKLVKIEK from the exons ATGGTTGTTTATGATTCTGAG TATATTTTGTTTTGGAAGGTTAAGATTGGGTTGTTGGGAGGTTATAATGACGAAgatttt GGAAGTGATATCCATGTTATCGTATCTCCCGTGTATAGGCAGAGTTTTGATTCGCTCTTTGTTGTTAATGATACTTACACTATTGCAAACTTCCAAGTTCAGCTTAATGATCTACTATTCAAACCTTCTGCTCACAAGTACCTCCTTAAATTTACTAGTG ATGTTATCGGAGTGGTTGATGAAATTGGGTACACACAGGCCCAGGTTGGAAGTAAAAAGCAACAGGTCAACTTTGTCATTCGCGACTTGAg CAACAACACTATAACGGTTACGTTATGGGAGGCGTACGCGGTGCAGTTTATCAACTACGTTGAACGGCAGGTCGATATTGCCATTCCGGTTGTGATTCTGATTCAATATGCAAAAGTCAAAGAAGCTTTTG GCAAATATCCACTATCTGTTACCAATACTTACAATGTCACCAAACTGGCTATTAATGAAGACATGGAGACTATCAAACAATTTGCCAAAAT GCTTACACAGGATACTATAATGGCTGTCTCGGGCCTTCGCACTCAGCAGTCTCAGGGCAGGTCGCAAAACTCATACACTTCTCGCCAATCACCTACCCAAAAATTGTTATCTAATGATGTTCTTCTTCCTCTTGAGCAAATAGTTAAACTCAAAGAC ACTACTTTTTGTGCTACTGTTGCTACAATTACAAAAATCTTTGCCTCAAAATATGGCTGGTACTACCAAGCATGCCATGAATGTCCAAATAAAGTCACCGGTGATAAACCTCCCTACAAGTGTGTAAAGGGACATGACACTGAAACTGCCATATTCAG GTATAAAATAAAGGTGGGTGTTCTTCATGCTGGTACAAAATGCAAGTTTGTTTTGTGGGACAAGGAAAGTGAGGAACTATTGGAGGTGTCGGCTGCTCATATGCGCGAAACAATGTTTCAG GCTGGAATATTTGATCCCCTTGATTTCCCGCTGGCACTTGACAAGCTCCTGGATCAGGAACTTGCCTTCAAAGTCAAGTGGCAACCAGATTGGTCTAATTGCTCTGTCATCATGTTGGTGAAAGATAAACCTATAGTGGATCAACTAAAAGCTGAATGGGTGGATGCAACTGCAGTTACTTCACAACAGCTTAACGCCCCTGTCAACCAT GTCAAGGAGAGTGTTGATGAGGCTGTTCCTATTGATGATTCCGACATTGTTACG GATCTTGAAATTACTTCCAAATTGCACGGTGAACCAGTTACACCTACGGCAAAAAGACAGAACCCGGATCCATCCATTGAATCTACAAGTCATGCAACACACAGCGAAGGAGATTTGTCTTCGACTAAACTTAAGAAACCAACCAGGATCACTAGGAAATTAGTGAAGATTGAAAAATAA
- the LOC131649220 gene encoding uncharacterized protein LOC131649220 has protein sequence MLQLNHRTLHDFKPIPYPNDYVIQQLGNRLIYDERQYNIQDMKAEFDNLFKSLTDEQRKIYDQIMDAVNKQQGGVFFLHGYGGTGKTYMWRTLASALRSKHEICLTVATSGIASLLLPGGRTAHSKFKLPVPCLENSTCKINFNDPSAGLLREAKLIIWDEAPMADKYCFETLDRTLKDVMSNYSNSETIFRGKS, from the exons ATGCTGCAACTGAACCATCGTACCCTACATGACTTCAAGCCCATTCCTTATCCGAATGATTATGTTATTCAACAGCTGGGAAACCGGCTTATATACGATGAAAGACAGTACAATATCCAGGACATGAAGGCGGAGTTTGATAACCTATTCAAATCTCTCACTG ATGAACAGAGGAAGATTTACGACCAAATCATGGATGCCGTTAACAAACAACAAGGTGGTGTCTTCTTCCTGCACGGTTATGGCGGAACCGGTAAGACATATATGTGGAGAACACTTGCAAGTGCATTGAGATCTAAGCATGAGATTTGTCTTACTGTTGCAACAAGTGGGATAGCATCTCTTTTGTTGCCAGGGGGTCGTACAGCTCATTCAAAGTTCAAGTTGCCAGTTCCATGTCTTGAAAACTCAACTTGCAAGATTAATTTCAATGACCCTAGCGCTGGTCTTCTAAGGGAGGCAAAGCTAATTATATGGGACGAGGCACCAATGGCAGACAAATATTGTTTTGAAACGCTGGACAGGACTTTGAAGGATGTCATGAGTAATTACAGTAACTCCGAAACTATTTTCAGAGGGAAG Tcttga
- the LOC131649221 gene encoding uncharacterized protein LOC131649221, with the protein MCLSSGPTEEDKKEIADFSDWLLKIREGRISEPNDGYANIDIPPELLITDFDDPILAIVESTYPDFLNCYQSCDYLKNRAILASTLDIVDNINDHILGMMPGEIRDYYSSNSVDRSEIHDSNILQVLSPEFLSSLRTSGLPNHHLKLKVGTPIMLMQNIDQSQGLCNGTRLIVTNMAAHVLEAKLMGDNNNGKVIYILRMDMSPSQSPWPFKLSRRQFPVIVAYAMTINKSQGQSLDWVGLYIPRDVFTHGQIYVAVSRVTTKKGIKILIHDDKNIPKLSTCNVVYKEVFNNI; encoded by the exons ATGTGTCTATCCTCCGGACCAactgaagaagataaaaaggaaaTTGCGGATTTTTCAGATTGGCTTTTAAAGATAAGAGAGGGAAGAATTTCAGAACCTAACGACGGTTATGCTAACATTGACATACCGCCAGAGCTGTTAATTACAGACTTTGATGACCCTATTCTAGCCATCGTGGAGAGTACATATCCTGATTTCTTAAATTGTTACCAATCGTGTGATTATCTAAAAAATAGGGCCATTCTTGCTTCAACTTTGGACATTGTTGACAATATCAATGACCATATCCTTGGGATGATGCCAG GGGAAATAAGAGATTACTACAGCTCTAACTCAGTTGATCGATCAGAAATCCATGACAGCAACATTCTTCAGGTGCTTAGCCCAGAATTCCTCAGCTCTTTAAGAACTTCTGGCCTACCCAACCATCACTTAAAGTTAAAGGTTGGAACACCAATCATGCTTATGCAAAACATTGATCAATCCCAAGGTCTATGTAATGGGACAAGGCTTATAGTAACTAATATGGCTGCTCATGTGCTTGAGGCCAAATTGATGGGTGATAACAATAATGGGAAGGTTATATATATCCTGCGAATGGATATGTCCCCGTCTCAATCTCCTTGGCCATTCAAGTTATCGAGACGTCAATTTCCAGTTATTGTAGCCTACGCCATGACCATTAACAAATCACAAGGCCAATCGTTGGATTGGGTTGGACTCTATATACCTCGGGATGTTTTCACGCATGGACAGATTTATGTTGCCGTTTCACGAGTTACAACCAAAAAAGGTATCAAGATATTGATACATGATGATAAAAACATCCCAAAGCTTTCAACATGTAATGTTGTATATAAGGAAGTTTTTAACAACATTTAG
- the LOC131650975 gene encoding uncharacterized protein LOC131650975: MTYSGPFNIPERTKDQLGLENSWERLKREAEIRRVLELISVAGQWRRAWERANRRKWKGCLWKRETHLRVVMGALEKQLTSIQWKAGWQSAHSGVCVKGSGKAEGMAVDEVVIGSGDRKRKSRREAERNVIVLSSDSEREEKHGKEFDKCKKRQMTKKGPSTTVEEREERDDTGCNKLDESRKKQYGTSGIVKERSSDWKGKEVMVEDEDDHISISSDKERHDDEFVVIEK, encoded by the exons ATGACGTACTCCGGCCCATTTAACATCCCCGAACG GACGAAAGACCAACTCGGATTGGAGAACAGTTGGGAAAGGCTTAAGAGGGAGGCTGAGATTCGGCGAGTCTTGGAGCTGATAAGTGTTGCAGGTCAATGGAGGAGAGCTTGGGAGAGGGCTAACCGCAGGAAGTGGAAGGGATGCCTCTGGAAACGCGAAACTCATTTAAGGGTTGTAATGGGAGCTCTTGAGAAACAACTTACTTCAATACAATGGAAGGCAGGATGGCAATCCGCCCATTCCGGTGTGTGCGTTAAGGGTTCTGGAAAAGCTGAAGGCATGGCTGTAGATGAGGTTGTGATCGGTTCTGGGGATAGGAAAAGGAAGTCCAGAAGAGAGGCAGAACGTAATGTCATTGTattatcttctgattctgaaag GGAAGAAAAACATGGTAAAGAATTTGATAAGTGTAAGAAGAGGCAAATGACTAAGAAAGGACCAAGTACAACTGTTGAAGAAAG GGAAGAGAGGGACGACACAGGATGCAATAAGCTGGATGAGAGTAGAAAGAAGCAATATGGAACAAGTGGCATTGTGAAAGAAAGGAGCTCGGACTGGAAAGGAAAAGAAGTAATGGTAGAGGATGAAGATGACCACATTTCTATTTCATCTGATAAGGAAAG GCATGATGATGAGTTCGTTGTAATCGAAAAATGA